CGGCGGTGGCAGAAGGCCCTGGGCGGGCTGGAGGCGTTGTGGGTCGGCGTCAGGTGTGAGAGTGCGGTCGCCGCGGGCCGTGAGCTCGCCCGAGGCGATCGTGTCCAGGGCATGGCCGCGTTGCAGGCGGACGTGGTCCACAAGGGGGTGCGCTACGACCTGGAGGTGGACACGACACACACCGAGTCCCTGGTGTGCGCGCGAACGATCGCTGCCCGCGTCTGCTGACGGCGCCTGTCGGCGCCGGGCACGCCCCGAACCCGCACGAGAAACGCGGCGTGTCACGGCCGGTCGAGAGCGGGTGCCCCCTGCCCGTCCGCGACACGACTGAAGGGCGGCACAGGTGCCCGGCGCGAGGGCGAGCCCCGTTCGGCGGCGCGGCCGACGACGGCGGGGCCGGGTGACCGCGAGGGCCTCGAAGCTCGAGGTCAGGTCAGGTCAGGTCACCGACCAGTGGATGGTGGAAGCAGTCGCGTCCGGGCGGGATTCAGCGGCAGGACGGGCACAGCCCGCGGTAGGTGACCTCGGCTCCGGAGACCGTGAAGCCGAACCGCTCCGCGGCCGGAAGGGCCGCCAGCGGATCGCCGGCCGGGTGCACGTCGCGGATGGTGCCGCAGCCGGAGCACACCAGGTGCTGGTGCGGGTGGTGTGCGTTGGGGTCGTAGCGCTTGGCACGGCCGTCCGTAGAGACCTCCGCGACCTCGCCGAGGGCGACCAGTTCGCCGAGCGTGTTGTAGACGGTCGCCCGGGAGATCTCCGGCAGCCGCTCCACCGCGCGGGCGTGCACCTCGTCAGCCGTGAGATGTACGTGGTCGCCGTCGAGGACCTCCGCGACGACACGCCGCTGGGCGGTCACCCGCCAGCCACGCCCTCGCAGCCGTTCCAGCAGGTCACTCATGTCGGTTCACCTATTCGTACGTGATGGATGGCCGAAGTTTACCGGCGGATGTCCGAATCCTGACCAGATATGGACTAGGCGAGCTTCTTGACCTGGACTGAGTCCATCGTAGGATCGGTTCCGGCGACAGCCAAGGGTGCAGAGGACTCCAGCACGGCAGGAGACGAAGACATGACGGGACCACCGCCGACGAGCCGCGCCGGCCGGCGGCGTGGCGCCGCCCGGGACCGCAAGGGACGGTGACCGGCACCATGCCGGGACGGCGGCCTCCGGCAACGCCGGTCGTACGGGCGGCTGTTCGTCCCACCGGCCCGCGAGGCGCGCCTCACTTCACCCTGTCGGCCCGTCCCCCGCGGGACCGGCCGGCGCCCCGCGCGGTCGCCACGGCGGCCAGGCCGTCTCACGGGGCCCGCACCCCCACAGTTCGACAGCCCGCAGTTCCTGAGCACATGATCCGCCCAGCCCGGAAGGATTCCCATGTCCGAGAACCATGACGCAATCGTCGCCGACGCGAAGGCCGAGGGCGGGGGTGGCTGCCCCGTCGCGCACGGGCGCGCACCGCACCCGACGCAGGGCGGCGGCAACCGGCAGTGGTGGCCGGAGCGGCTCAATCTGAGGATCCTCGCCAAGAACCCCGCCGTGGCCAACCCGCTCGGCGAGGAGTTCGACTACGCCGCGGCGTTCGAGAGCCTCGACCTGCCCGCCGTGAAACGGGACATCGCCGAGGTGCTGACGACCTCCCAGGACTGGTGGCCGGCCGACTTCGGTCACTACGGTCCGTTCATGATCC
The genomic region above belongs to Streptomyces marianii and contains:
- a CDS encoding Fur family transcriptional regulator, with amino-acid sequence MSDLLERLRGRGWRVTAQRRVVAEVLDGDHVHLTADEVHARAVERLPEISRATVYNTLGELVALGEVAEVSTDGRAKRYDPNAHHPHQHLVCSGCGTIRDVHPAGDPLAALPAAERFGFTVSGAEVTYRGLCPSCR